The Papilio machaon chromosome 17, ilPapMach1.1, whole genome shotgun sequence genome segment ATGTAcctattaaattgtaataacaatatctaccagcaacaataacatgttaagttaaatttgCCATTTTGACCACAAATGGttaataaacaattgtttaatattaaataataatagcaaaataaatattaatttaacattatcaaatttataattgctCTCCCAGTTCATTTTGCAAAATTCGTATAAGTCTAATAAAATGGCCTACTTTTCTGTCAAAGTTCTCATctcaaatttgaaaaaagcGACAAACAGCTCTTAAAGGCCatactaaaaactaaaatatttacaggGTGCTTTTAATCTAAAGACTTTCTACATTTTACCTATATTTTCGTTCGAAgttgcaaattattttatggaaataaatgtttaccCATTATAAACCGCTTGACATTCCTCTCTAGGAACAATGGGTAGATCGACGCTGAGCAGCACTGGAGATTGAAGCCCTTCCTCCGTAGCTCCCCAGCCAGCGACCACTCCTTTTAAACCATCTAGCGACTCTCTTTGTAGTTCTCGTGTTGTCGGTAAACATAACGGCTTCATGCTATCTGAAAATAGTTCACTACTGTTACTAATTGCCTGAAAATGCGATGAACTTAGCTAAGATTTGCACcacaaatatgtaaataattactaaaaacCATTGTAGCCAGAAGCCAAATAATCCGTTCTTTGCCAAGAgcaaaggtagacaacgcatctgcaaatgctATCTATTGGCAACGGTTGCTTCGCTACATTGGCAAATTAAGGTGGTAGCTTGTTCGTTTACCACCTTGTACTGTAAaaagaagtatattttaaaagtattaaagcTCACCTAAAGAAAAGTCAGCCCGTTCTGACAGTCTCACCAATGCTATATCGTCGACCAGAGACTGCGGAGTGTAGCCCGGGTGTGCTATCACACTGTCGATGGTCACATTCTGAAATATACATtagaataatgttattttaattcgaTCCCGAAATCAACTAAAACTCACATAAGCTAATCTCTATACAAaggaaaatataacatttaaatattgtggtgtcttaaaaaataacattggtatgtagaaaaataaaaaatgctttgacaaaaaatttgACAAAAGGTACACAATAAACTACTGACCCTTGATCTTGGAGCACAATTCAGCTCGCCTTCGACTCTTTCGCAGTCGGGGTCCCTCCTGACGTCATATTCGCCGAGAACGACGCCCGTCAGCGTCAGCCGTGGCCCTAGAAAGCTGACGCAATGTGCGGCCGTCAACACGTACCACTCGGTGATGAGTGTACCGCCACAACTCAACTTTGTTCCACGTGCTGGGAAAATGTggtaatttttatagaatatataaaacatttttttctaaagctATCATTTGGTCACTATCACGTACAAGTACGAAAGGAGTGTAATCATCATCTCCCACTCTGTGTAATTAGCTCTGCAGATATACACAGAAGTAACTtcataagttaatttataatatgtagacTGAACGATGTTGTACCTGAATCATATGCAATTAGTACCATCCAAGGCATTTCGAATAGTCGCGTCTTGTTTCCACCAAATATTCTATCACTTTCGATACTTCCGCACTGTGTTGGCAGTAGACCGAGGTTCTGATGTCTGCTCACATCAGACGGGctatcattatatttattattaccgtTCTTGTTACCGGCATTACCGGAACTATCATCTCTATCATTAGTAATAGCGCTACAGCAAACCTgtgaatacataattaaaataatccgttgttaagaaaaaatttaagtgatggtacatattatttatgagAGACTAGAGATGAGAGAGACGGATATAATTCGAGGTAAGGAAATTCTggctaatatattttttctttttttttaatcgttttCTTATACTGTGACCCACatttctatttgtattttgttgaaataaactaATTCTATGTTAACTATTTCaagaaaatacaaattcagtgatgactaaaaataatttgcgctaaatatttgaatagtcccatatttaattaaaattattcatggCGATGTGTTTTCAGGAAAACGGTTTAAGGAAATATTCTGTTTTGAAACATTGACCAAAGGATAATCAATTTGTTtgtggatttttttataattgttaacattattatttactttacccGACTTACTtaggagggtaatgttttacgTGCGTAGGtaagttttacataaaaataatgtatgttggtttgtatgtatatattgtaTAGACATATCAGTTCCTAGACcctaaactactgaaccgattttgatgagtgAGGTGTCGCTCGATTCGTATTCATTCCCTCAGTCTTAAAGGACCAGTCAGTCAGGTTTTTGTTCTTTATGTGTTCGTGTTATCATTTCTATATACATACTAAAGGAAGATCATGGTCAAAGCCGCAGGAAAGAGACTGTAATTTTCTCCTTAATTGCGATGATATGGAAGTGCCGCTTCTTTTTATCTCTTTCACCAGTGGAATACAATCTTTTAGAGGTAGACAAACGCCCGGTTGATTATCACCATGTATCACACAGGTAGCGCCGGCATATTCTGAAACAGATGACAACAAATCAATTTAGAGCTGGCTCACGAATTCCACGAATCTATTGGTGTCTAAAAATTACGTTAATGacaaaaattttctttgtctttaaaaatgttcagtACCACCAACTGGACTTGAGTTCACTTTAGTACGAGATAATCGCAGTGGCATAGAACatgttaaaattagttaaGCAGTTAATCAGTAACAAGCAATAATTTCTCCTTTTTCTGAACcgaacattttctttttctaacactatttttagtatttttctaGTACTATTTCTAACATTATACCTAAGTACGTATCTTTGTTTGCAGCTTCCTACTATTGTATTCAAACATTGTAAAGATCTTATAaggttataaaatagatacaGATCAAAATGATAAAGTCTTTGTAAACTGCCGCCTGTGGCGCAAGCGCAAGTGATCCTGTGCATTActaattaagtaaacaaaagatataattGACTACTCTGTTATTTATTGTAGGACATTGaattcacaaaattaaaatgatattgaAGAGAAAAGATAGTACGTATTCTTCCTCTCAATAAATATCGAACTaaataaaagagtaaaaataatatttttgcattatcaatgtaaataaacaaagttttgaaataaaatactacaATTTGGTTAAATGATATGACCTTTTTCATCTCAGCTACTCACATTGTGAAGATCAACTGCACACTTTCACAATCACGTTATTGCTTTCATGTGTATAACAGCATTCGGAGTGTGACAATGTTactaaaaagtttttgaaCTCATTTccaataataactaaaatcaCAATTGACATATACATAAGAGTCTTTTGACCCTAATTACGTCTTCggcttactaatattacaaatccGAATGTTGagatgaatgtatggatggatgtttgtttgaaggtgtaTCCGTAACGACacaacaaatcttgatgagatttggcacagatgtagacatagtctggtagaacatatagggaacttttttttaagttttttgatTCCGCACAAGGCTGGAGTCGCGGCGATAGCTAGTGactaaaaaacttttatatcttatttaattttatataaatattcaaaacgtTTAATCTAatctttatttagtttttttttttttttggaaagcaatttaacttttctaaattaaatcagtactttacgttttataaataaaaaatacatttaattcaaaataaataatttatgtttatcttATGCTGGTTAATTACTTAAGAGAATAATATTGACTAGTAAATAAAGTTGATACTCACGACATTGAACGGACGTCATCAGTAATGTACAAAAAGCTATAAGGCACTGTAAACACTTCCacatcttatatttttattatttcactttgTCAAACTATAGCACTAGCGGTTGGCTCAAGATCTGAAGCAAACTAACACGTATCAATACAACATATCTAACGGAAACATCGGAAactcattaaaataacatatttatttacaaaaactcGCTACAACATCAAAACTCTGAAAATCTCAGAATAATCGAATCACATACACTATTCTTTACTTTCTCCACGGCAAAAATCACGAAATTCGAATCCACGTAAGAAATTTGTTTTGGATACGACATGCTTTAATTTTGTATcgaaaaatttgattattataatttaaattttattaaaacttgattTCGTGACTAAGATATAGCAAGAGGTACGAAATGACATTGCTCATCGACGGCCATTCGTCGATGCCGCGTTCATTACCATACTAGTTTAACAAGAAAAAGCAAACTGTCTACCTTACAATCAtgtatgatattttaattaagcaattttgaactttaaaaacttattttttaagacttattttcttatgcaatagcaaaatgtttaattttaaaataaatactcttAAAATGGCCACGGAAATATTGTTGTCTTCCGTTTAACTT includes the following:
- the LOC106721635 gene encoding CLIP domain-containing serine protease 2, translated to MWKCLQCLIAFCTLLMTSVQCQYAGATCVIHGDNQPGVCLPLKDCIPLVKEIKRSGTSISSQLRRKLQSLSCGFDHDLPLVCCSAITNDRDDSSGNAGNKNGNNKYNDSPSDVSRHQNLGLLPTQCGSIESDRIFGGNKTRLFEMPWMVLIAYDSARGTKLSCGGTLITEWYVLTAAHCVSFLGPRLTLTGVVLGEYDVRRDPDCERVEGELNCAPRSRNVTIDSVIAHPGYTPQSLVDDIALVRLSERADFSLDSMKPLCLPTTRELQRESLDGLKGVVAGWGATEEGLQSPVLLSVDLPIVPREECQAVYNGSPKIQATQLCAGGVQDKDSCGGDSGGPLMYPGRTVAGVRYVQRGIVSYGSKRCGVGGFPGVYTNVAYYMDWILDNMSS